Below is a window of Mycobacterium dioxanotrophicus DNA.
CAGTCCCAGGTCCAGCAGCACGAGATCGATCGGCCGCTCCGATGCCGAGGCCTCCGCCGCGGTGCGCATCGCGTCACGTGCGGTGTGCACCACTGCGGCAGTCGAAAACCCTTCCAGCCGAGCAAGATACGTGGCGTGCGCCTCGGCGATCAGCGGATCGTCCTCGACGATGAGGACGTGAATATCGCTCATATCGGCAAGGTCACCGTGACGACCGAACCGTATGTCACGTCGGCCCGTATCGCGCCGCCGTGTCTTCTGACCACCTGAGCCACCAGCGCCAATCCCAGACCATGGCCAGAAGTGTCGCCCGGTTTGGTGGAATACCCACGCTGCATGGCCTTTTCGAACGTCGACGCATCCATTCCGGGGCCGCTGTCGGCCACCCGGATCAACAGTCCGCCATCGTCCTGGCTCACCGTGACCTCGACCCACGGATCGTCGCGGTCGCACGCGTCCATCGCATTGTCGATCAGATTACCCACCACGGTGACCATCTCCTGGCCCGACAGCACTGTGTCGGTGGGCAGTTGGGTGTCCTCGGTGATCGTGAGCGCGATGCCGCGTTCGTCGGCCTGCGCGGTCTTGCCGAGCAACAGCGCCACCAGCGCGGGCTCGCGCACCGCCTGCGACAGCCGGTCGACCAGTTGCTGCGACAGCGCGAGATCCTCGGTGGCGAACCGGACCGCGTCCTCCGGACGTCCCATCTCGACCAAGGTGATGACGGTGTGCAGCTTGTTCGCCGACTCGTGCGCTTGGGCCCGCAGGGAATCGGCCAACACCTGCATGGAGCTGAGTTCGCCCAGCGCGCCCTGTAATTCGGTGCGATCCCGGATGGTGACGACCTCGGAATCGGAATCGATCCCCCGGCCGCTTCGCTCCTGCCCACCGGTGACCCCGGAACGGTTCACGACCAGCACCCGGTCGTCGGTGACATGCACCTCGTCACGCACCCCTGGATCACGACTGCGCAGGAAGTCCGGCAGGTCGGCCTGCCGGACCGGTCCGGGCGGCACGCCCAGGAGCCGTCGCGCCTCGTCGTTGATCACGGCCACGCCGTCGCGATCCAGCACGATCAATCCCTCGGACACCGAATGCAGGATCGCGTCGTGGTGGTCGTACATCACCCGCAGTTCGTCGGGCCGTAGGCCGCGGGTCTGGCGTAGCAGCCTGCGCCGGATCGCCCACACCCCGATCGACGAAACTGCCAGGGCGCCAACGGTTACCGCCGCGATCACTGGGATCTGCGCCCGCCAGCGCTGCGCCAGGGTCTGCTGGGTGATGCCTGCGGAGACCAGTCCCACGATGCGCCCGTCGCGGCCGTGCACCGGGGCCACCGCCCGCACCGACGGGCCGAGCGTTCCGGTGTAGACCTCGCTGAACGTCTCACCACGCAACGCCGGCTCGACGGTGCCGAGGTAGTGGCCGCCGATCTGGCTGGGATCGGTGTGGGTGAAGCGCGTTCCGTCGGGCGCCATGATCGTGATGAACGCGATGTCGGTGGCCTTGCGCACCGCCTCGGTCATCGGCTGCAAAACCTCTGTGGCCGTGCCGGATTGGATGGCTGCGGCCGTCGACGGGGAATCCGCGAGTGCGGTCGCGATGCCGACGACCTGCTGGCGTGCGGCGGCGTCACCGTCGCGTCGCGCGTCGAGCAGCGCAAGTGCGGTCCCGGCCAGCACCACGATGGCGACCACGACCACCTGCAGGGCGATCGCCTGACCGGCCAGCGACCGCGGCCACCACCTGCTCAACCGCACGTTATCCGCCCCAGCTTGAACTAAATGAACTTATGCGTGACGTGGCTCACGTCATCGGCGAACCTACTTGCAGAGCAAACCGATGTCGACCCGGAGGTACCGATGAGCACCACCTTGGACCCACAACCCGAACCGAAGACCCGACGAGACCGAACCCACTGGCTCTACATCGCCGTCATCGTCGCGGTGGTGGCCGGAGTCGCGGTCGGGCTCGTCGCACCGGGATTCGGCAAAGACGTCGGCGTGCTCGGGACGATGTTCGTCAACCTGATCAAGATGATGATCGTCCCGGTCATCTTCTGCACGATCGTGTTGGGCATCGGCTCGGTCCGTAAGGCCGCCACCGTGGGCAAGATCGGCGGCCTGGCCTTCGTCTATTTCCTGGTGATGTCGACCGTCGCGCTGGCCATCGGCTTGCTGGTGGGCAACCTGCTCGACCCCGGCTCGGGCATGCACCTGTCGGAGAAGGCCGCCGGGCAGGGCGCGCAGCTGGCCGAGAAGGCCCATGAGGCCGGCGGTCTGATGGACTTCATCCAGCACATCATCCCGACCACCCTGTTTTCGGCGCTGACCGACGGCAACGTGCTGGAAGCCCTTTTCCTGGCCTTGTTGGTCGGCTTCGCACTGCAGGCGATGGGAACCGCGGGCGAGCCCATCCTGCGCGGTGTCGAGCACCTGCAGAAGCTCGTGTTCAAGGTGCTGATCATGATCCTGTGGCTGGCCCCGATCGGTGCGTTCGGCGCGATCGCGAACGTGGTCGGGCAGACCGGCTGGACGGCGGTCACCCAACTGCTGACCCTGATGCTCGCGTTCTACCTGACGTGCGCGGTGTTCGTGTTCGGCGTGCTCGGCGCGCTCCTGCGCCTGGTGTCGGGTGTGTCGATCTTCAAGCTGGTGCGCTACCTGGCCCGCGAGTATCTGCTGATCTTCTCGACGTCGTCCTCGGAGTCGGCACTGCCGCGGCTGATCGCCAAGATGGAACACCTGGGCGTCGAGCGGAGCACCGTTGGTGTCGTCGTGCCGACCGGATACTCGTTCAACCTGGACGGCACCGCGATCTACCTGACCATGGCGTCGCTGTTCATCGCCGATGCGATGGGTGACCCGCTGTCCATAGGCGAGCAGGTCTCGCTGCTGGTGTTCATGATCGTCGCCTCCAAGGGCGCGGCTGGAGTCAGCGGCGCCGGCCTGGCCACCCTGGCCGGCGGGCTGCAGAGCCACCGCCCCGAACTGCTGGACGGGGTGGGCCTGATCGTCGGCATCGACCGGTTCATGTCCGAGGCCCGCGCCGTGACCAACTTCTCCGGAAATGCGGTGGCCACCTTGCTCGTCGGCTCGTGGACCAAGACGGTGGACCGGGCCAAGATCGACGCGGTGCTGGGCGGCAGGGACCCCTTCGACGAACTCACGATGGTCGACAACCATGCCGCGCCCGTGGCGGTAGCGGCCCACTGAGAGCCAGCACCGAAGCCCGGCCGGATTCTCCGGCCGGGCTTTGCGTTTCCTGTGAACCATGTTGGCCCCGTCGCCGTGACAGTGGTATGCGAACAACCTCAGTGGCGCTGGCCGTATCGGGGGCGGTACTGGCAATCATGGCAACGCCGGCGGCAGTGGCGTCGGCAGAATCAGCAGTGGTGACCATCGGTGAACTTCAGGCCGACGGCTTCGATGTGACGATCGACCGGATCGGGAGTGCTCCGCTGGAGCAGTGCACGGTGACCAGCGTGCGCAATCCCCAGACCGAAACCAGGCTGGTTCGAGTTGAGAACATCGGCAAGAACGGCAAGAAGAACTTCGACCTCGTCCCGATCGTGGTGCGGCGCACCATCACGGTGTCGTTGGACTGCACACATTGACGTGGGTGCCGGGTGCCCCGGGTGGGCGGCGAAAGCGCGGACAGGGTACGCTGGAGGTCATGGTCACGAGCAAGACATTCCCACCGATGAATGCGCCGATCGAGCTGAACGACGGCACTCGCATCCCGCAGTTGGGATTTGGCGTGTTCAAGATCGAGCCGGAGAAGACGGCCGCGGCGGTCAAGGTGGCGCTGGACGTCGGTTACCGCCAC
It encodes the following:
- a CDS encoding sensor histidine kinase, encoding MSRWWPRSLAGQAIALQVVVVAIVVLAGTALALLDARRDGDAAARQQVVGIATALADSPSTAAAIQSGTATEVLQPMTEAVRKATDIAFITIMAPDGTRFTHTDPSQIGGHYLGTVEPALRGETFSEVYTGTLGPSVRAVAPVHGRDGRIVGLVSAGITQQTLAQRWRAQIPVIAAVTVGALAVSSIGVWAIRRRLLRQTRGLRPDELRVMYDHHDAILHSVSEGLIVLDRDGVAVINDEARRLLGVPPGPVRQADLPDFLRSRDPGVRDEVHVTDDRVLVVNRSGVTGGQERSGRGIDSDSEVVTIRDRTELQGALGELSSMQVLADSLRAQAHESANKLHTVITLVEMGRPEDAVRFATEDLALSQQLVDRLSQAVREPALVALLLGKTAQADERGIALTITEDTQLPTDTVLSGQEMVTVVGNLIDNAMDACDRDDPWVEVTVSQDDGGLLIRVADSGPGMDASTFEKAMQRGYSTKPGDTSGHGLGLALVAQVVRRHGGAIRADVTYGSVVTVTLPI
- a CDS encoding cation:dicarboxylate symporter family transporter; amino-acid sequence: MSTTLDPQPEPKTRRDRTHWLYIAVIVAVVAGVAVGLVAPGFGKDVGVLGTMFVNLIKMMIVPVIFCTIVLGIGSVRKAATVGKIGGLAFVYFLVMSTVALAIGLLVGNLLDPGSGMHLSEKAAGQGAQLAEKAHEAGGLMDFIQHIIPTTLFSALTDGNVLEALFLALLVGFALQAMGTAGEPILRGVEHLQKLVFKVLIMILWLAPIGAFGAIANVVGQTGWTAVTQLLTLMLAFYLTCAVFVFGVLGALLRLVSGVSIFKLVRYLAREYLLIFSTSSSESALPRLIAKMEHLGVERSTVGVVVPTGYSFNLDGTAIYLTMASLFIADAMGDPLSIGEQVSLLVFMIVASKGAAGVSGAGLATLAGGLQSHRPELLDGVGLIVGIDRFMSEARAVTNFSGNAVATLLVGSWTKTVDRAKIDAVLGGRDPFDELTMVDNHAAPVAVAAH